The nucleotide sequence GCAGTGGGATTGTTCTGTTCTGAAGGAGCAGCAACGCTCTCTTATAGCACCGTGAAGGTCCTTTGGGTGGATTCCTGCAGGCCTTCGTGGGCCTGGAGGGAGGTCTGATATACATTTCACTCCCATTCCTCTTCCCTCAGAATCTACAAGGATGGAACCAAGTACCTGTAAGACCAGTGAATCTGAGGAAGAATATGCTGAAGAACAGGAATCGGAGGAGGAGTGTGTTAAAGGGGAAGCTACCAtcccttctaacctttctcagcAGGCACTCTCAAAGGCTGACTGTAAGGCATTTGGGAATGGAGTTCCCTTATCCATTGTAGCCAAGAAAATTCCCAAGAAAATCATAGCTCCAACTGACTCAGATGGCTTAGAAgttgggaggagaaagagaaggcggAAACACAGGTAACCATTCCCTGGACCCCCTCACCTGCCTGGCTCCAGAGAGTTGCCCCCTGGCTTCCCTTCAGCAGTTTGGGGTGCTGGGATCCAAAAGAGGACAGGGAATATGGGAGCATCATTAACCTTttggtaaacaaacaaacaaaattccaaacCATTTGGGCTGGCTTAGTTTGGCATTTCAGCACATTTATATCATCCTGGTCTTTCCTTTAGTGGCTTCTAGAGAAAATGAATTGTACTGTGAATTTGTTGGgtatctcttcatctgggtgtctggcagcccagggtctgtccTCTCCCACTCTGCCTGATTTCTGCTATTCCTCCATTCCAGACCCCTGGCCATCAACCTGACCAACTGCAAGTATGAGAGTGGTAAGCACCTGGCTCGTCACTCACACTACTGCATAAGAGGGCACCTACAGTTGTTGCTTTTCCTTTGGGAATGGTCCCCTAATCGGGCTCCCACCCCCTGGATCTAGTTAGGCTGGCCTGTCAtctgcactgagccccttggctcaGCTCCTGGCAGCTGAGACATCACTGTTCCAGTTAGTCTTAGTGGTAGGGTGGGAGTCTCCACAATTAgctaacaagacaaaaaatgacTGGAAGTCACCATTGCCCCACTCTTCCCAGATTTTACCAGAGATAAGACAAGACCAAGTTAAAAGTTTTTTTCAAGGAAGCTTTTGAGGGAGCttcagcaattttttaaaaaattcaccagCTAGGTCAGCCATCTCTTCTTCCCCTCTTATCCCCACTGGCATCTATGCAAGGGCCCACCCAGAGTGTGAGGTGCCAGTGTGACCCCTAACAAGGGTCAGCTCTGCAGGCCAGAAACTGTCCTAATTGAGAGAGAAGACTGACAGGAGCAGACAGCCAGGCTCTAGTTTGCTGTCACAAATTTTGGAAGGGCCCCAACAGCCTTGTGAACTTGGAATTTGTCATGTGGTAATTAAACTGCAGAGCTAAGAACCGCCTCGCTCGTCAAGCCACTCTCTGGTCAGGTCTGTTCCTTACCTGGCCCAGCTACGGTCCCaaggcttgctgctggagcccAGGCTGgcaccactgacctccctctctCACAGTGCGTCAGGCAGCCCAAATGTGTGGCCTGAAGGAAGTGGGGGAGGACGAAGAGTGGACTGTGTACTGGACAGACTGCTCTGTCTCACTGGAACGAGTCATGGACATGAAGAGGTTTCAGGTACAACCTCCTGACCCAAGATCCTAAAGGGGCTGTAGCCTCAGAATGACTACTCCCGCCCTTCTGTCCAGGCACCTGAGGCTGCCGCCTTTGTGGCTATACCCCTGTGCAGAGCAGGAAAGGCCATGGCCAGGGGCTTCTGCTCCGATGGAAATATTCTCCTCTTGGGTCTCTGGAACTTCTATTATCTGAAGGAAGTGTCTGCTGGGCACATCCTATCTCAATATTTGCTGTTTGCCTTGAGGCGTCTGTGCCCAGCTGGCCCCCTCCAGGGCAGGTGATCCCATTTTAGGGGATCACCTAAGACTGAGAGGCAGCTTTGGCGCTAACAGCAGAGCCAGCTGAATGATCCAGCCTTCTAAGCAGTTTAGCCTAGCACCCCACACCCATTAAGAGTCAATGTGGGGTCCTGCATGGCAGCAAGAAAGTCAAGAAAGATGGACCAGGGTCTACAAGAAGAACATAACTTCTTCACAGTATCTTTGTTATCCTCTAATTGGGTCTTTgtgataataattttaaagagtctgcagggttattgtgaggggaagctaggaagggagttggggagaCTGTAACCCGTCCCACAAGTCATGGGCTGGGGGgacgggagagagagagacagagacagagacagagagggagggagagggagggagggagagggagggagggagagagagacatagagacagagagacagagacagagagagagacagagagagaagagctcAAGAAGCTCCAAAGGGGCATGCAGGGAGCAGTTATGAGTGTAACAATTAAcagcatttattgagggcttactatATGTCAGACAATATGTTAAATGCATTTACATTCTTACCTCATTAAATCCTCAAAAACATCCTTGAgagtgggccagcctggtggcgtaagcagctgagtgcgcgcgctccactgcagcggccaggggttcgccggttcagatcctgggcgcgcactgatgcaccacttgtcaagccatgctgtggcagcatcccatataaagtggaggaagatgggcatggatgttagcccagggccagtcttcctcagcaaaaagaggaggattggcagatgttagcttagggccgatcttcctcacaaaacaaaacaaaaaaacaacaaccacaaCCCTGAATGGCAGACACCCCTTTATTAAGAAAATACCAAGGCTCAGAAATACTAggttcacacagctagcaagtgggaaCGCCAGTGAGAGAGCACTGAACCATGGGGAGATGCTGCCTCCCAGCACTGTGGACAGTCACGGAGGTTTCCAGCAGGCCGTGTGGCAATGCCACGCCCTTTGGGGCTGCCATGGCCATGCATTCCCTGGGGCAGGTTCCTAGTTTTTTCTTTTGGGAAATGTTTTCTCATTGGCTTTGCGCTATCAGGCACAAATTATTCTCATAGGACTAGTCTCTGGTGGTCTGAGGGATGTTATAAGGTGGCCAGAAGGCCCAAAGTCCTGGCTAGCCCTTCTCACTGCCCCTAAccttggtgtatgtgtgtgtttggggagagGCCAAGGAGGGGTCTCACCTGCCTTAGGTAACCTTCCTTTACTCCCTTGGGGCACTAGGTACAGTGTTTACCTCCACTGTGACTTCCACTTGACCTTCCCAGTCCTTCTCTACTGCTTCCTGGGATTCCCAGGCCCCCGGAACTGCTGCTTGCTCTGGGGGATAGTATAACCAATTGGCTCTGTTTCAGAAAATCAACCACTTCCCTGGCATGACAGAAATCTGCCGCAAAGATCTGCTGGCTCGGAACCTCAACCGCATGCAGAAACTCTATCCTACTGAGTACAACATCTTCCCCCACACCTGGTGCCTCCCTGCAGAGTGAGTGAGCCTGGCTCCCGGGCTGAGGTACTGGGGGAGGAAAGAGTTCACCATCTCAGTTCCCTCTAGTCTCTGGCCTTGTTACCTAGAATGTCTCAGGGGGATGGCAGCGGAAGGAGAGTTTCAGCTAGTCAAAGAAAAGTAGGTCTGAGACTGAGTGCTCCAGGAAGAGCATGGACTAGATAGCAGGAAGAACTCCATGGGGCCGTGGGACAGCCATGATGCACAGAAACCTTCTGACCAGCCCCTCTCTACACACAGCTATGGGGATTTCCAGTCCTATGGTCGTAAACAAAAAACCCGCACTTATATCTGCAAGCCAGACAGTGGCTGTCAGGGACGTGGCATCTTCATCACCCGAAATCCCCGGGAGATCAAGCCCGGAGAGCATATGATCTGCCAGCAATACATCTCCAAGGTAAAGGGTGCCTCAGGACCAccaggcccctcagccagcactgGGGTGCCTCCTCTCTCCTGAAGCCAGGGAGGAAGCCAGTTGTAGGCTCCTGCCCTTTCTGCTATCCCTGTTATCTTGGAGGCAGTATGCAGCCAGGGTTCAGAGGcagcctgcctgggtttgaatctgagTTTTTCCATATCCTAGATATGTGATTTTGAGCAAATTTCTtaccctttctgtgcctcagtttcctcatttgttaatAAGAATGACAGCAGTAACTACTTTATAcggttattgtgaaaattaaatgagttattatgTATTTGAAGCACTTACAAAAATAGTACgtggtacatagtaagcacttcaAAAGTATTGCTATTTTGACCTGGCGGGTTTGCATGCTCTCAGCCCTTCCTCATTGACGGCTTCAAGTTTGATATGCGAATCTACGTCCTGATCACATCCTGTGACCCTCTTCGGATCTTCATGTATGAGGAGGGCCTGGCCCGCTTTGCCACCATGCCCTATGTGGAGCCCAGCCATAGCAACCTGGTAAGGGGCCAGCCAGCGGCCCTGGGGGGCAGGGTGGCACCCTCTTCCCTTCCACCGCCATGAGGCTGAGGTTCTATGGAGAAACCAGGGAGAGAGGCTGTCACACAGCTAGCCTGTCACCCATGAACAAGGAATGAAGCCAGTGAGCGCCTCAGCACCTGGCTGGGAGGAGAGCATCTGGTGGGTAGTGATGGTGGAAGGTCAGAGCTGGAGGAACGGCATACCCTCTTCCCCAGGAGCTTACAGGACAGTCCTCGGGTGAAGAGGGACAGGAGATGAGCAGTCCTGGGGAGGGGTGGGTAATCAAAAGGCAGTGAAGGGCTGGAGAGGAGAGCTGCATGGAAGCAATCTGAGACCACAGGGCCGCTCTCCTCACAGGATGATGTCTGCATGCACCTGACCAACTATGCGATCAACAAACACAACGAGAATTTTGTCCGGGATGATGCTGTGGGCAGTAAGAGGTACTCTCTACTCTGTTTtctcctgctgcttctgccccttAGCCCCACAGTCTCAGCAGCCCATGAAAATGAGCTGGCTCTTGGGATGCTAGTTACTCAGGAAGACTCAACCTTTACAGATCCCCGTTCTGCGCCTGAGCTCTAAGCGTAGCCCCAAACCCCACTCTGAAGACAAAGCCCTGCTCCAAGCTGTTAGCAGCCCTTTAAAGCACAGGGGCCTAGGCAGggaattagggttagtgttagggagtCTCCTGCAGCCCGGCCCCACTGGCAGAGAAACTGGTCTTCCTCTGAGCACTGGGCCTCACAGGAAGCTGTCAACACTCAACGCCTGGCTGCGAGAGCACAGGTACGACCCCCGAGAGCTGTGGGGAGACATCGAGGACATCATCATCAAAACCATCATCTCAGCCCATTCTGTTCTTCGCCACAACTACCGAACCTGTTTTCCCCAATACCTGAGTGGAGGTGCATGTGCCTGTTTTGAGATCCTTGGTTTTGACATCTTGCTGGACCACAAGCTGAAGCCCTGGCTGCTGGAGGTGAGCATTATCTCCTGGGCTTTGCATAACCAAGGTCGAGGCCTCCTTGAACAGGACACCTGGGATAGGAGTGCACTCAGGTGGTGGAACAGAGTGGGGGACGCGGCAGCACTGGGGTGGGTGGGACCCAGCAGAAGGCATGTGATCTCTACACTTCTGACTTGCTGAGTCAAATCTTGGTGGTCTCTGGCCTCCACCATAGGAATCCAGGTTTTGGATACCAAGTGCTCTTCATGTAAGCCTTGCCTTTAAGGACACTATACCTGTAGAGTCAGGCTGTCTGGTTTGCTCTCACCAGCCTGTGCATTGGAGGGATCTCTGTGGCAGAGTCTGTGGCCTTGGACGTCAGAACATCCAGCCTCACTGGCTGAGGCCTCTGGAGGGGGATGTCTCTCCTAGACCCTCCAGTTAGCTCTGCAAGAGACCACCACCTGCTCAGGTGGTCTAGGAAGGGGGTGGATAATGACTCCTCCTGGCAGGTAAACCACTCTCCAAGCTTCACCACGGACTCACGCCTTGATCGAGAAGTGAAGGATGCACTTCTCTGTGATGCCATGAACCTTGTTAACCTCCGGGGCTGTGACAAAAGGAAGGTGATAGAGGAGGACAAGCGGCGAGTCAAGGAACGGCTTTTTCAGTGCCACCAACAGCCACGAGAAGCCAGGTGCTCCAGGTGTCTGACATGTGTTTAGTTGTGCACCTTGTCTTCTTTGTTATTACTTTCCTGAGAGTAAAAGTCCTCCTCTAGATGGAGAAGgcagcctggggctggtgagctattaaaaacatttttttttgcatagatAAAATATCACATATCATAGATAAtatgttcaaaattcaaaaaaatacagTGAATAGTCTCTCTCCTACTCTTCTCCAGCTACTCAGTCTTCCCCCCTGGAGCCAATCAATGTTCCTAGGGTCATGTGTATACTTTCACAAACATTTAATATACACGTACTTAAAcaaattgtttttctccttttatctaCCCAGACAGTAGCATAACTTTCATACACTGTGCACCCTGCTTAGCAATGTATTTTAGAGCTATTTCATATTGGCACATAAAACGCTTACTGTGGTTTGAttccctgtttttttttaacaaagctcCTCTAGAAACCATTTCCTAAGaaagtttataaaaatgaaacacagaaaacTGGTTAGTCATTCAATAGGGGATTGTTTAAATCAGTATTGTTCACTTACTGTTGTCTTAATTGTAAGATGGGTCACAAACATGGTAGTTTGTCCTGATACTAAATTACAATTTGTTAATGATACATAAAAATGAATTGGTTTAGGATTATTCCTATAATAACATCACTCTTCCCCATCTGCATTGCAATATGCAGGGCCAGTGTGTATTTGATCTGCCATGATATTttgagggcctggcacacagtaggcactcaaatgtTTGTTCGAATGGAAATGAAGCAGAACTGTAAATACCCTGGGGATTCCCACGAGATAGGACCATGCACATGGCTGGTATGAATCATGTCTTTCAATGGGGAAGAAAGGTTGAAAACTACTGGACTTAATAAACAAAAGTACAATCATACACTAGAATACTAGGCAGCCATTTAAAATGTTGTTGTATGACCCCATTTTCATCTAGAA is from Diceros bicornis minor isolate mBicDic1 chromosome 5, mDicBic1.mat.cur, whole genome shotgun sequence and encodes:
- the TTLL13 gene encoding tubulin polyglutamylase TTLL13; translated protein: MEPSTCKTSESEEEYAEEQESEEECVKGEATIPSNLSQQALSKADCKAFGNGVPLSIVAKKIPKKIIAPTDSDGLEVGRRKRRRKHRPLAINLTNCKYESVRQAAQMCGLKEVGEDEEWTVYWTDCSVSLERVMDMKRFQKINHFPGMTEICRKDLLARNLNRMQKLYPTEYNIFPHTWCLPADYGDFQSYGRKQKTRTYICKPDSGCQGRGIFITRNPREIKPGEHMICQQYISKPFLIDGFKFDMRIYVLITSCDPLRIFMYEEGLARFATMPYVEPSHSNLDDVCMHLTNYAINKHNENFVRDDAVGSKRKLSTLNAWLREHRYDPRELWGDIEDIIIKTIISAHSVLRHNYRTCFPQYLSGGACACFEILGFDILLDHKLKPWLLEVNHSPSFTTDSRLDREVKDALLCDAMNLVNLRGCDKRKVIEEDKRRVKERLFQCHQQPREARQEQTELSHAAMLDEERYEDTHLGGYRRIYPGPDTEKYAPFFKHNGSLFQETAASKAREECARQQLEEIRLKQEQQETLGNKRRKENKDQNQGESAGEKSRSRPRLRGFSSHLAYRIRNREKELLPVHLDTMQPQEIVEEEELGRMKALLQRENLIRSLGIVEQLTHMLHPNHQGQRKLHEYRPRFHQDRLGSQELQSVNLVPLVLLRGTTKEQGPPHFLHPVRPHELIPRILGPLPSMNAAVPHHSQCHLQPKNFNWIRDPAAIGRCSLSVKKSGRRYFPSARVRLTSQGHSSRRLEAINRALAGSVPSSLTAKQGYLLQPERAASGSWTERALPSMVDSEPKAAKAQSLTLCPASAPLLQRTTALLDISHHR